The proteins below come from a single Pedobacter aquae genomic window:
- the scpB gene encoding SMC-Scp complex subunit ScpB — MTEKYIEALIFASDTSIRLEEIVACLQITLQEDISDAEVLTHINNIQSRYAQEESAIALAKTGGGYQFLTKKETQPILQQLYIQRSKKKLSQASLETLAIIAYRQPITKLEIEQIRGVSCDYTIQKLLEKDFITIAGKANSPGRPILYNLSAYFLDYFGINSVLDLPQLKDLESTESSEIGEKNE, encoded by the coding sequence ATGACAGAAAAATATATTGAGGCGCTTATTTTTGCTTCTGATACCAGCATACGCTTAGAAGAGATTGTAGCTTGTTTGCAAATAACGCTACAAGAAGATATCAGCGATGCAGAAGTGCTTACGCATATAAACAACATCCAAAGTAGATATGCTCAAGAAGAATCTGCTATAGCGCTGGCTAAAACGGGTGGAGGCTATCAGTTTCTCACTAAAAAAGAAACTCAACCCATATTACAACAGCTTTATATACAACGTTCTAAGAAAAAATTGAGTCAGGCATCTTTAGAAACCTTAGCTATTATTGCTTACAGACAACCTATAACCAAACTAGAAATAGAACAAATTAGGGGCGTAAGCTGCGATTATACCATTCAAAAATTATTAGAAAAAGATTTTATCACCATTGCTGGCAAGGCTAATAGCCCTGGCAGGCCAATCTTATATAACTTAAGTGCTTATTTCTTAGACTATTTCGGTATAAACTCAGTATTAGACCTTCCTCAGTTAAAAGATTTAGAGAGTACAGAGTCATCAGAAATAGGTGAAAAAAATGAATAA
- a CDS encoding GNAT family N-acetyltransferase, translating to MLIKEVSSTKDKKQFLDIAKAIYKDDEHWVCPLDQDIEAVFDPKKNNFHNHGKVTRWLLFDGDRCIGRIAAFINDKKAYTFEQATGGIGFVECIDDQEAFKLLFDTAQSWLKSHGMEAMDGPINFGENDNFWGLLIDGYTHPSYGMNYHMPYYKKHFEDYGFKTMYEQITNHLELKTPFPERFTKIANWVSKKDGYSFKFLDTKQFEKFAADFMEIYNDAWKSFPNFSPIKHQTVLESFNKMKLIMDPKLIWFAYVNDEPASFVVILPDANLMIKPLKGKLGLIEKLRFLYYKMKGVNRMRAIVMGTKEKFQKHGLESALFIKLKEYVIPMNQYEELELSWVGDFNDKMLSLHEATGAKFGKKHATMRYIFK from the coding sequence ATGCTGATAAAAGAGGTAAGCTCTACAAAAGACAAAAAACAGTTTTTAGACATTGCAAAGGCTATTTATAAAGACGACGAACATTGGGTTTGCCCATTAGACCAAGATATTGAAGCTGTATTTGACCCTAAGAAGAACAATTTCCATAACCACGGCAAGGTAACCCGCTGGCTTTTGTTTGATGGCGATAGATGCATTGGTAGAATTGCAGCCTTTATAAATGATAAAAAAGCTTACACTTTTGAACAAGCAACAGGCGGCATAGGTTTTGTAGAGTGTATTGATGATCAAGAAGCTTTTAAATTATTATTTGATACCGCCCAAAGCTGGCTAAAAAGCCACGGCATGGAAGCTATGGATGGCCCTATTAATTTTGGTGAAAACGATAACTTTTGGGGTTTATTGATAGATGGTTATACGCATCCTTCTTACGGAATGAATTACCATATGCCCTACTATAAAAAACACTTCGAAGATTATGGCTTTAAAACCATGTATGAGCAAATTACCAATCATTTAGAGCTAAAAACACCTTTTCCAGAGCGTTTTACCAAGATTGCCAATTGGGTTTCTAAAAAAGATGGTTATAGTTTCAAATTTCTTGATACAAAGCAATTTGAAAAATTTGCTGCAGATTTTATGGAGATATATAACGATGCATGGAAAAGCTTTCCAAACTTCTCTCCTATTAAACACCAAACAGTATTAGAAAGCTTTAATAAAATGAAGCTAATCATGGATCCAAAGCTTATTTGGTTTGCTTATGTTAATGATGAACCTGCATCTTTTGTGGTTATTTTACCAGACGCTAACCTCATGATTAAGCCTCTTAAGGGTAAATTAGGATTAATAGAAAAACTAAGGTTCCTTTATTATAAAATGAAAGGTGTAAACAGAATGCGAGCTATTGTAATGGGAACTAAAGAAAAATTCCAGAAACATGGGTTAGAATCTGCACTTTTCATCAAATTAAAAGAATATGTCATCCCGATGAACCAATACGAAGAGCTAGAACTTTCTTGGGTAGGAGATTTTAATGATAAAATGCTATCACTTCATGAAGCAACAGGTGCCAAATTTGGCAAGAAGCATGCTACCATGCGCTATATATTCAAATAA
- a CDS encoding helix-turn-helix domain-containing protein, with protein MKLLGKKIRLLRHQKGWSQEDVSKQLDISIPAFSKIETGITDVNLSRLEQISALFDMTVVQLLTYNDPEQELKYASDLEVITKKLQERETEVIDLQKKVIELYEEIRNMKSFA; from the coding sequence ATGAAGTTATTAGGTAAAAAAATCAGATTATTAAGACACCAAAAAGGGTGGAGCCAGGAAGATGTTTCTAAACAATTGGATATTTCTATTCCTGCGTTTTCAAAAATTGAAACAGGAATTACAGATGTTAATTTATCAAGATTAGAGCAAATTTCTGCTTTATTTGATATGACAGTAGTACAATTGTTAACTTACAACGATCCTGAACAGGAGTTAAAGTATGCATCTGATCTAGAGGTGATTACTAAGAAGTTGCAAGAAAGAGAAACAGAAGTTATTGATCTTCAGAAAAAAGTAATTGAGCTTTATGAAGAGATTAGAAACATGAAATCTTTTGCATAA
- a CDS encoding UDP-N-acetylmuramate--L-alanine ligase codes for MRVHFIAVGGAAMHNLAIALHLKGFKVTGSDDVVFEPSKSRLAKHGLLPAEEGWNEANISDKLDAVILGMHAKADNPELLKAQELNIPIFSYPEYIYEQSKQKKRIVIGGSHGKTTITSMILHVLKYHKKDFDYLVGAQIEGFDNMVGLSDAPLIIIEGDEYLASPIDRRPKFHLYKAHVGIISGVAWDHINVFPTFENYKEQFTKFIDTIEPNGTLIYCEDDVALKTLVSDYKGDKSLKVYPYQAHEAVIKSGKTFLLVNENKKLPLEIFGAHNLMNLNAARLACLEAGISNDEFYEAIQSFKGAARRLEKLAENDNTVIYKDFAHSPSKLKATVGAVKEQYSERKLIACIELHTFSSLNRNFLNEYAYTLNQADYAIVFIDDKTLKQKGMQAFTEEEILNAFKSKEIKFFNQPEKIKEHLLTFQLRDVNLLLMSSGNFGGIDLVTLANKLLLN; via the coding sequence TTGAGAGTACATTTTATTGCCGTTGGTGGTGCGGCTATGCATAATTTAGCAATAGCACTACATTTAAAAGGATTTAAGGTTACAGGTTCTGATGATGTTGTTTTTGAACCATCAAAATCTAGGTTAGCAAAACATGGTTTGCTACCAGCAGAAGAGGGCTGGAATGAAGCAAATATAAGTGACAAACTTGATGCAGTTATTCTTGGTATGCATGCTAAAGCAGACAATCCTGAACTTTTAAAAGCTCAGGAATTGAATATTCCTATTTTTTCTTATCCGGAGTATATTTATGAGCAATCAAAACAGAAAAAAAGGATTGTCATTGGAGGTAGTCATGGTAAAACAACCATTACTTCCATGATTCTTCATGTTTTAAAATATCATAAAAAGGACTTTGATTACTTGGTAGGTGCACAAATAGAAGGTTTTGATAATATGGTTGGCTTATCTGATGCTCCATTAATTATTATCGAAGGAGATGAGTACTTAGCATCGCCAATTGATAGAAGGCCTAAGTTTCACTTATATAAAGCACATGTAGGTATCATAAGTGGAGTAGCATGGGATCATATTAACGTTTTTCCAACTTTTGAAAATTACAAAGAACAGTTTACAAAGTTTATTGATACGATAGAACCAAACGGAACATTAATTTATTGTGAAGATGATGTAGCACTTAAAACTTTAGTAAGCGATTATAAGGGTGATAAATCTTTAAAAGTTTATCCATACCAAGCACATGAGGCTGTTATAAAATCGGGTAAGACTTTTCTTTTAGTAAATGAAAATAAAAAATTGCCTTTAGAAATATTTGGTGCGCATAATCTCATGAATTTAAACGCGGCTAGGTTAGCATGTTTAGAGGCTGGTATTTCAAATGATGAGTTTTATGAAGCCATTCAGTCTTTTAAAGGTGCTGCTAGAAGATTAGAAAAGCTGGCAGAAAATGATAATACCGTTATTTATAAAGACTTTGCACACTCGCCATCTAAACTTAAAGCTACAGTTGGAGCTGTTAAAGAACAATATTCAGAAAGAAAATTAATTGCTTGTATAGAATTGCATACTTTTTCTAGTTTAAATAGAAACTTTTTAAATGAATATGCGTATACATTAAACCAAGCTGATTATGCTATTGTCTTTATTGATGATAAAACATTAAAACAGAAAGGGATGCAAGCTTTTACAGAAGAAGAAATCTTGAATGCTTTTAAATCAAAGGAGATAAAATTTTTTAATCAGCCTGAAAAAATAAAAGAACACTTATTAACGTTTCAGTTAAGAGATGTTAATCTGTTATTAATGAGCTCAGGTAATTTTGGAGGTATTGATTTAGTTACATTGGCAAATAAATTGCTACTCAATTAA
- the prmA gene encoding 50S ribosomal protein L11 methyltransferase — translation MNYYELVFTLISAEDFHQDLLINELAGIGFDTFEETDLGFKAYIKSVDFNKDHVDQALSAYHEMFTFKYDVNLIPQKNWNEVWESNFSPIELANQVYIRATFHESKPHFPYEIVIDPKMAFGTGHHQTTVLMLEWLLETELKDKNILDMGCGTGILAILASKLGAKEVDAIDYDELSYDSALENAALNDIQNLTAICGSKEAIPNKIYDVILANINRNILLEQIDRYATALKEGGELFMSGFYKEPDLEIIIDEARKHDLKFISHKELNNWVSAKFIK, via the coding sequence ATGAACTATTACGAACTGGTATTTACCCTTATTTCTGCCGAAGATTTTCATCAAGACTTATTAATTAATGAGCTTGCAGGAATAGGTTTTGATACTTTTGAAGAAACAGATTTAGGTTTTAAAGCCTATATCAAATCGGTAGATTTTAATAAAGATCATGTAGATCAAGCTTTAAGCGCATACCATGAAATGTTTACTTTTAAGTATGATGTTAATTTGATTCCACAAAAAAATTGGAATGAAGTGTGGGAAAGTAATTTTTCTCCAATAGAATTGGCTAATCAAGTTTACATCAGAGCAACTTTTCATGAGTCTAAGCCACACTTCCCTTATGAAATTGTGATAGACCCTAAAATGGCTTTCGGCACAGGGCATCATCAAACAACTGTTTTAATGTTAGAATGGTTGTTAGAAACAGAACTAAAGGATAAAAATATCTTAGATATGGGATGCGGTACAGGTATTTTGGCTATTCTGGCTTCTAAATTAGGTGCAAAAGAAGTAGACGCTATAGATTATGATGAATTGAGTTATGATAGCGCATTGGAAAATGCAGCATTAAATGATATACAAAATCTTACTGCTATTTGTGGTTCTAAAGAAGCTATCCCAAATAAAATTTATGATGTTATTTTGGCTAATATCAATAGAAATATTCTGTTAGAACAAATAGACCGTTATGCTACAGCGCTAAAAGAAGGTGGCGAGCTTTTTATGAGTGGTTTCTACAAAGAGCCAGATTTAGAAATCATTATTGATGAAGCTAGAAAGCATGATTTGAAATTTATATCGCATAAAGAGTTAAACAATTGGGTTTCTGCTAAATTTATAAAGTAA
- the tpiA gene encoding triose-phosphate isomerase, which translates to MRKKIVAGNWKMNKDYTEGMSLFSEVVNMVNDEVQGQQEVVVCAPFVHLHSLVALGKGNQKVSVGAQNCHQEEAGAYTGEISAGMLTSIGVQYVILGHSERRQYFGEDNALLAKKTDVALKNNLKPIFCIGETLQERESGKHFDIIKSQLAEATFHLSAADFSKLVIAYEPVWAIGTGVTASSEQAQEVHAFIRKEIASKYGETVAEATTILYGGSCNPKNAAELFSQADIDGGLIGGASLKSRDFLDIVKVFNS; encoded by the coding sequence ATGAGAAAAAAAATAGTTGCAGGAAACTGGAAAATGAATAAAGATTATACCGAAGGAATGAGCTTATTTTCTGAGGTAGTAAATATGGTAAATGATGAGGTACAAGGCCAACAAGAAGTTGTGGTTTGTGCTCCTTTTGTTCATTTACATAGCTTAGTAGCTTTAGGTAAAGGTAACCAAAAGGTTTCTGTTGGTGCACAAAACTGTCATCAGGAAGAAGCTGGTGCCTATACAGGTGAAATTTCTGCTGGTATGCTAACATCTATTGGTGTTCAGTATGTGATTTTAGGTCACTCAGAACGTCGCCAGTATTTTGGTGAAGATAATGCGCTATTAGCAAAGAAAACCGATGTAGCTTTAAAGAACAACCTAAAGCCTATATTTTGTATTGGTGAAACTTTGCAAGAACGCGAGAGTGGTAAGCATTTCGATATCATTAAATCTCAATTAGCAGAGGCAACTTTCCATTTATCAGCAGCAGATTTTTCAAAATTAGTAATTGCTTATGAGCCTGTTTGGGCTATTGGTACAGGGGTTACAGCTTCTTCAGAGCAGGCTCAGGAAGTACATGCTTTTATCAGAAAAGAAATAGCATCAAAATATGGTGAAACTGTTGCAGAGGCGACAACTATTTTATATGGTGGTAGCTGTAATCCAAAAAACGCTGCCGAGTTATTCTCACAAGCAGATATTGATGGTGGCTTAATTGGCGGCGCATCATTAAAATCAAGAGACTTTTTAGATATCGTAAAAGTTTTCAATTCATAA
- a CDS encoding GlmU family protein: MAIILFDDQSRESLFPLTFTRPVADLRIGILTISKKWEHYLQQESSYLTTDYLQVKYPILIQKQNIFINGSVLPNQPLLEAIDALKDAELLVKDDVVLAIKLADTDANAFNLQDLGKYARANFDGTFTKLVYPEDIFKYNDQEIRADFDLLTKNRTSATLSSTNTIIGEHIFVEEGVEAECSSFNTKNGPIYLGKNAQVWEGTHIRGSFALCHDSQVKMGGKIYGGTTIGPYSRVGGEINNAVIWGRSSKGHDGYLGNSVLGEWCNIGADSNNSNLKNNYDEVKLWNYNSQRFRKTGLQFCGLIMADHAKCGINTMFNTGTVVGVSANIFGAGFPRNFVPDFAWGGSHGFEVYQLKKMFTTAEEVYKRRGSVFNDVEKDILTHIFNNTEAYRRF; encoded by the coding sequence ATGGCAATCATTCTCTTTGATGATCAATCCAGGGAAAGTTTATTCCCTTTGACATTTACCCGCCCAGTTGCAGATCTTAGAATTGGTATACTCACCATATCAAAAAAATGGGAGCACTATCTGCAACAGGAATCATCCTACTTAACTACAGACTACCTTCAGGTAAAATATCCAATCCTTATTCAAAAACAGAATATTTTTATTAATGGTTCTGTTCTTCCTAATCAGCCCCTACTAGAAGCTATTGATGCTTTAAAAGATGCGGAGCTTTTAGTGAAAGATGATGTTGTCCTAGCTATTAAATTAGCTGATACAGATGCAAATGCTTTTAATCTTCAAGATTTAGGCAAATACGCTCGGGCAAATTTTGATGGTACTTTTACTAAATTGGTTTATCCAGAAGATATTTTTAAATATAACGACCAAGAGATAAGAGCAGATTTTGATTTGTTAACCAAAAACAGAACATCAGCTACCTTAAGTAGTACCAATACCATAATAGGCGAGCATATTTTTGTTGAGGAAGGTGTTGAAGCAGAGTGTTCGTCGTTTAATACCAAAAATGGGCCTATTTACTTGGGTAAAAATGCTCAGGTATGGGAAGGTACACATATAAGAGGCAGTTTTGCACTTTGTCATGATTCCCAAGTGAAAATGGGAGGAAAAATATATGGAGGTACAACTATTGGCCCTTATTCTAGAGTAGGAGGAGAGATTAATAATGCCGTTATCTGGGGACGTTCGTCTAAAGGACATGATGGTTATTTAGGAAATTCAGTTTTAGGAGAGTGGTGTAATATAGGTGCAGATTCTAACAATTCTAACCTCAAAAATAATTATGACGAGGTGAAATTATGGAATTATAATAGCCAGAGATTTAGAAAAACAGGCTTGCAATTTTGCGGCTTAATTATGGCAGACCATGCTAAATGCGGTATCAATACCATGTTTAATACCGGAACTGTAGTTGGAGTAAGTGCTAATATATTTGGTGCTGGTTTCCCTAGAAATTTTGTGCCTGATTTTGCTTGGGGAGGTTCGCATGGGTTTGAGGTTTACCAGTTAAAGAAAATGTTTACCACCGCAGAAGAAGTTTACAAAAGAAGAGGCAGCGTTTTTAACGATGTTGAAAAAGATATTTTAACACATATTTTTAATAATACAGAAGCATACAGAAGATTTTAA
- a CDS encoding type B 50S ribosomal protein L31, whose translation MKKDLHPSNYRLVVFKDMSNEYAFITKSCINTNETVKWEDGNEYPLVKLEISHTSHPFYTGKMKLVDTAGRIDKFKNRYAKK comes from the coding sequence ATGAAAAAAGATTTGCATCCATCAAACTACAGATTAGTTGTTTTTAAAGACATGTCTAACGAATATGCTTTTATAACTAAATCTTGTATCAATACCAACGAAACAGTTAAATGGGAAGACGGTAATGAGTACCCTCTAGTTAAATTAGAGATTTCTCATACTTCGCACCCTTTTTATACTGGTAAAATGAAGTTAGTAGATACTGCAGGACGTATCGATAAATTCAAAAATCGTTACGCAAAAAAATAA
- the mce gene encoding methylmalonyl-CoA epimerase encodes MKKLDHVGIAVKSLKDAIPVFEAIMNTKVYKEEDVVEQQVKTVFLQAGESKVELLAALSDESAIAKFLNKRGEGVHHLAFEVDDIFEEIKRLQALGYELINPEPRKGADDKWIAFLHPKNTNGVLIEICQEIR; translated from the coding sequence ATGAAGAAATTAGACCATGTAGGTATTGCAGTTAAGAGTTTAAAAGATGCTATTCCGGTTTTTGAGGCTATCATGAACACAAAAGTTTATAAAGAGGAAGATGTGGTAGAACAACAAGTAAAAACAGTGTTCTTACAAGCGGGAGAAAGTAAAGTTGAACTCTTAGCAGCGTTAAGTGATGAAAGTGCTATTGCAAAATTCTTAAATAAAAGAGGTGAGGGCGTACATCATTTAGCTTTTGAGGTTGATGATATTTTTGAAGAGATAAAAAGATTGCAAGCTTTAGGGTATGAACTTATTAATCCCGAGCCTAGAAAAGGGGCTGATGATAAATGGATTGCCTTCTTACATCCTAAAAATACAAATGGTGTTTTAATAGAAATTTGCCAAGAAATAAGGTAA
- a CDS encoding IscS subfamily cysteine desulfurase translates to MLTTPIYLDNNATTPMDPRVLEAMLPYFTQKFGNAASRNHPFGWVAEEAVDYAREQVAKLIGASEKEIIFTSGATESDNLAIKGVFEMYKDKGNHIITLTTEHKAVLDTCKHLEKLGAQVTYLEVESDGLLDLQKLEAAMTPQTILVSVMYGNNEIGVIQPIKEISAIAHKHGALFFSDATQAVGKIPVNVNEDGIDLMAFTGHKMYGPKGVGALYVRRKNPRVKVTSQMDGGGHERGMRSGTLNVPGIVGFGKACELCHLEMEQDAKRLSALRDKLENSLLTLEESYVNGNKESRLPHTTNISFKYVEGEGLMMAMKDMAVSSGSACTSASLEPSYVLKNLGLSDDLAHSSIRFGLGRFSTEEEVDFAIENTKKAVNHLRELSPLWEMFKEGIDLDSIEWAEH, encoded by the coding sequence ATGTTAACTACACCTATATATCTAGATAATAATGCAACAACGCCTATGGACCCAAGGGTTCTTGAAGCGATGCTACCTTATTTCACTCAAAAATTTGGAAATGCTGCTAGCAGAAACCATCCATTTGGTTGGGTTGCAGAAGAGGCTGTTGATTATGCTCGTGAACAAGTTGCAAAATTAATTGGTGCTTCAGAAAAAGAAATTATTTTCACTTCTGGCGCTACAGAATCTGACAACTTAGCTATCAAAGGCGTTTTTGAAATGTATAAAGACAAAGGTAATCATATCATTACCTTAACTACAGAACACAAAGCCGTTTTAGACACTTGTAAACACTTAGAAAAATTGGGCGCTCAGGTTACTTACCTTGAGGTTGAGTCTGATGGTTTGCTAGATTTACAAAAATTAGAGGCTGCTATGACTCCTCAAACCATCTTAGTTTCTGTGATGTACGGAAATAATGAGATTGGGGTTATCCAACCTATCAAAGAAATTTCTGCTATAGCACATAAACATGGTGCGTTATTTTTCTCTGATGCTACACAAGCAGTAGGTAAAATACCTGTAAATGTAAACGAAGATGGTATTGACTTAATGGCCTTTACTGGTCATAAAATGTACGGACCAAAAGGTGTTGGTGCACTTTATGTAAGAAGAAAAAACCCAAGAGTAAAAGTAACATCTCAAATGGATGGTGGTGGCCACGAAAGAGGCATGCGTTCTGGTACATTAAATGTTCCTGGTATTGTAGGCTTTGGTAAAGCCTGTGAACTTTGCCACTTAGAAATGGAACAAGACGCTAAAAGACTTTCTGCTTTAAGAGATAAATTAGAAAATAGCTTACTTACGCTAGAAGAGTCTTACGTTAATGGTAATAAAGAAAGTAGATTGCCACATACTACAAATATCTCTTTTAAATATGTTGAAGGAGAAGGTTTAATGATGGCCATGAAAGATATGGCAGTTTCTTCTGGTTCTGCTTGTACATCAGCTTCTTTAGAACCTTCTTATGTTTTAAAAAATCTTGGTTTATCTGATGATTTAGCACATTCTTCTATCAGATTTGGATTAGGACGTTTCTCAACAGAAGAAGAAGTTGATTTTGCAATAGAAAACACTAAAAAAGCAGTTAATCACTTAAGAGAACTATCTCCTCTTTGGGAAATGTTTAAAGAAGGAATAGACTTAGATTCTATTGAGTGGGCAGAACACTAG
- the iscU gene encoding Fe-S cluster assembly scaffold IscU: MAYSDKVIDHYSNPRNVGTLDKSKKNVGTGLVGAPECGDVMRLQIEVDDNNIITDAKFKTFGCGSAIASSSLATEWLKGKSIDDAITIDNMDIVEELALPPVKIHCSVLAEDAIKSAINDYRVKNGLPALELEKSHH, translated from the coding sequence ATGGCATATTCAGATAAAGTAATTGACCACTACAGTAACCCAAGAAACGTGGGTACTTTAGATAAAAGCAAAAAAAATGTAGGTACAGGCTTAGTTGGTGCACCAGAGTGTGGCGACGTTATGCGCTTACAAATTGAAGTTGATGACAACAATATCATTACCGATGCAAAATTCAAAACTTTTGGTTGCGGTTCTGCAATTGCTTCTTCTTCTTTAGCTACAGAATGGTTAAAAGGCAAGTCTATTGATGATGCAATTACCATTGATAATATGGATATCGTAGAAGAGTTAGCTTTACCTCCTGTAAAAATTCACTGTTCTGTTTTAGCAGAAGATGCAATTAAATCTGCAATCAATGATTACAGAGTTAAAAATGGTTTACCAGCTTTAGAGTTGGAAAAATCACATCATTAA
- a CDS encoding HesB/IscA family protein, giving the protein MVTITDKAKQKVEELMSEASLDSSYFLRVSVKGGGCSGLSYNMDFDNESQTGDQAFEDKGVKIVLDMKSFLYLAGTELDFSDGLNGKGFNFINPNASRTCGCGESFSV; this is encoded by the coding sequence ATGGTTACAATAACAGATAAAGCAAAGCAAAAAGTAGAGGAGCTGATGTCAGAAGCTAGCCTCGACAGCTCTTATTTTTTAAGAGTTTCTGTTAAGGGTGGTGGTTGTTCTGGTTTATCTTATAATATGGATTTTGATAACGAATCTCAAACTGGAGACCAAGCTTTTGAAGATAAAGGAGTTAAAATTGTTTTAGACATGAAATCTTTCCTTTATTTGGCTGGCACCGAACTTGATTTTTCTGATGGTTTAAATGGTAAAGGATTTAACTTTATCAATCCAAACGCTAGCAGAACCTGCGGATGCGGTGAAAGCTTCTCTGTATAA